In Elephas maximus indicus isolate mEleMax1 chromosome 4, mEleMax1 primary haplotype, whole genome shotgun sequence, a genomic segment contains:
- the LOC126075015 gene encoding calmodulin-like has protein sequence MAEDLTKEQVEEFKQAFSMFDTDGDGTINIQELGQVMEALGENLSEDQLKALIATVDTDGDGAIDFQEFLAAIAKRTKGWNSEENLQAVFGEFDINGDGHITVAELKQAMGKLGLKLSEEEVDGMIREADIDQDGQVNYEEFVSILTGK, from the coding sequence ATGGCGGAGGATCTGACCAAAGAGCAGGTGGAAGAGTTCAAGCAGGCCTTCTCGATGTTTGACACTGATGGGGACGGCACCATCAACATCCAGGAGCTGGGCCAGGTGATGGAGGCCCTGGGCGAGAATCTCTCGGAGGACCAGTTGAAGGCCCTCATCGCCACGGTGGACACCGACGGCGACGGTGCCATCGACTTCCAAGAGTTCCTGGCAGCCATAGCCAAGAGGACGAAGGGCTGGAATAGCGAGGAAAACTTGCAGGCGGTCTTCGGCGAGTTCGACATCAATGGCGACGGCCACATCACCGTGGCTGAGCTCAAGCAGGCCATGGGCAAGCTGGGTCTGAAGCTTTCCGAGGAGGAGGTGGACGGGATGATCCGCGAGGCCGACATCGACCAAGACGGGCAGGTCAACTACGAGGAGTTCGTGAGCATACTCACTGGGAAGTGA